In the Pseudomonas sp. ADAK2 genome, one interval contains:
- a CDS encoding SMI1/KNR4 family protein yields the protein MTIKYTETKHAASAKSVNDIIQTLGVDRDVWIVKFWSRYDGALLNDQVLMYSTDDIVERNQTYEVGINFPEQVLIGDDSGGRLILIDKAISDVFYLIDSGDPFLGDAVIFHSIDELMDNISGEETDLSATFNIVAIASDKPTPQEVLAIKKGLGLSFSITDLKGKLEKRNEVILSDVKIVKYEAIVKAYNHLIRFDS from the coding sequence ATGACTATAAAATATACAGAAACAAAACACGCCGCATCAGCGAAATCCGTAAATGACATTATCCAAACGCTCGGAGTAGATAGAGACGTCTGGATTGTAAAATTTTGGTCACGCTACGACGGTGCATTGCTTAATGATCAGGTTTTGATGTACTCAACAGATGACATAGTTGAACGCAATCAAACGTATGAAGTAGGTATCAATTTTCCAGAGCAGGTTTTGATAGGCGATGACTCTGGAGGCAGACTTATTTTAATTGATAAAGCTATTTCAGATGTTTTCTATCTAATCGATTCTGGTGATCCATTCTTAGGTGATGCCGTCATATTTCATTCGATTGACGAACTGATGGATAATATTTCTGGCGAGGAAACTGATCTGTCGGCTACGTTTAATATAGTGGCTATTGCAAGCGACAAACCAACTCCGCAAGAAGTGCTAGCTATCAAGAAAGGGCTGGGATTAAGTTTTTCAATAACAGATCTGAAGGGGAAGCTTGAGAAGAGAAATGAGGTAATTCTATCAGATGTTAAAATTGTTAAATATGAAGCGATAGTGAAGGCGTACAACCATCTAATTCGGTTTGACTCATAG
- a CDS encoding PAAR domain-containing protein has protein sequence MSEAAARMDDPIEHSSALGGLLAGLAIGAGAVLVGIAIVGTGGLGAVALCAMVGAGAATGAGIGQLLGSLSFATHDAGQIKTGSANVFTNGKPAARAHVDTATCDQHGSAPQILAQGSDSVYINGLPAARVGDRTVCDAKISAGSGNVFIGGGTETTDAISPEVPAWLERAVLVVGLASAFVLASPVVVIAGLVGGVAGGLGGNWAGGKLFGEGSDEQKLMAFGGAFLGGGLGAKGGKWFDARYEVKVQGVGSNFGNVKIQSRAGPGKVGDKVPSYKVPHSPVTKNQRVSLKAKLENRTLTKNEYKRMEWDRRFANKRAKGVSRFWADERAKLKFGEPTTRSWSVEQKTDILASRIPKSNNEPIQGHHKYNALDHPQLASDPKIFTLQLVLSTLNGGMVVAGEMTPLASR, from the coding sequence ATGAGCGAAGCCGCGGCGCGCATGGATGACCCGATTGAGCATTCGAGCGCATTAGGTGGGCTGCTAGCCGGGCTTGCTATTGGCGCTGGTGCAGTGTTGGTAGGTATTGCCATCGTCGGCACAGGCGGCTTGGGTGCAGTTGCACTGTGTGCGATGGTTGGCGCGGGGGCGGCGACCGGTGCAGGCATCGGCCAATTGCTCGGCAGTTTGTCTTTTGCCACCCATGATGCTGGACAGATCAAGACGGGCTCTGCGAATGTCTTTACCAATGGCAAGCCGGCGGCCAGAGCGCATGTTGATACCGCGACGTGTGACCAGCATGGGTCTGCCCCTCAGATTTTGGCTCAGGGCAGTGATTCGGTTTACATCAACGGCCTGCCCGCTGCTCGTGTAGGTGACAGAACAGTTTGCGACGCCAAGATCAGCGCCGGATCCGGTAACGTGTTTATCGGCGGAGGTACTGAGACAACAGACGCCATTAGTCCAGAAGTGCCGGCCTGGCTTGAGCGGGCGGTATTGGTGGTGGGTTTGGCTAGTGCTTTTGTACTGGCCAGTCCGGTAGTTGTCATCGCGGGGTTGGTAGGAGGTGTTGCAGGTGGCCTTGGAGGTAATTGGGCTGGTGGTAAGTTGTTTGGTGAAGGCTCTGATGAGCAGAAGTTGATGGCGTTTGGCGGTGCGTTCTTGGGGGGCGGACTGGGTGCGAAGGGCGGTAAGTGGTTTGATGCGCGGTATGAGGTTAAGGTTCAGGGAGTTGGGTCGAACTTTGGCAATGTGAAAATTCAGAGCAGAGCAGGACCGGGTAAAGTTGGTGACAAAGTCCCATCTTACAAGGTTCCTCATTCGCCGGTTACCAAAAATCAGAGAGTAAGTTTGAAAGCGAAGCTGGAGAACAGAACTCTTACCAAGAACGAATATAAACGGATGGAGTGGGATAGGAGGTTCGCAAACAAAAGAGCAAAAGGTGTTTCTCGTTTTTGGGCTGATGAGCGTGCTAAATTAAAGTTTGGCGAGCCGACTACAAGAAGTTGGTCTGTTGAGCAAAAAACGGATATATTGGCAAGTAGAATCCCAAAATCTAATAACGAGCCTATTCAAGGACATCATAAATATAATGCTTTGGACCATCCGCAGCTTGCTAGTGATCCTAAAATATTTACCCTGCAACTCGTACTGAGCACTTTGAACGGTGGCATGGTGGTAGCTGGAGAAATGACTCCTTTGGCAAGCCGCTAA
- a CDS encoding SMI1/KNR4 family protein codes for MKNFSLMHPGLQLKSADISRLEKDIGFSLPSAFKALYFVSNGGVPNCSWVITDDGYDPMQVADFKNVYADGAGNPDDTQFIGGCYKLMCERQIIPHTLLPFAVDDGGNFFCLDLLSGAVMFYAVDTFRSDVSMAANQVAAQKIIAISFEGFIEGLEYESGL; via the coding sequence ATGAAAAATTTTTCTCTGATGCATCCTGGTTTGCAGTTGAAGTCTGCAGATATTTCTCGGCTTGAAAAAGATATTGGCTTTAGTTTGCCGAGTGCATTTAAAGCGCTTTACTTTGTAAGTAATGGTGGTGTTCCTAATTGCAGTTGGGTTATCACGGACGATGGTTACGATCCGATGCAGGTTGCTGACTTTAAAAATGTATATGCGGATGGGGCGGGAAATCCGGATGACACACAGTTCATTGGTGGATGCTACAAGCTTATGTGTGAGCGCCAAATAATTCCTCATACGCTACTTCCGTTTGCGGTCGATGATGGAGGTAACTTTTTTTGTTTGGATTTGTTGAGTGGTGCCGTCATGTTTTACGCGGTTGATACTTTTCGTTCCGATGTAAGCATGGCTGCAAATCAAGTTGCTGCACAAAAAATAATCGCGATATCTTTCGAAGGTTTTATTGAGGGGCTGGAGTATGAGTCTGGTCTGTAG
- a CDS encoding SMI1/KNR4 family protein, protein MITMDDVVVLARAHFVGRDVYFTPSELPANIVIPVEWMEFGIGTLEYPKFPLVWYSFKEKLPWVLSLLETCLIGTVVLGGANVELAYIFHDANGLYYYIGGMPLNSCPLKEDKVSSVKGELSRFYSHVHNGFTFFPAQSMGPQKIEDISCVADLIDEEETSFAENWVTVFSNGGGDYLAIDLNNQAQDKGVIWWHEQPMDPTMDVDVFEIMDTWISIFLEDTQSCNDVLIQKSDFKA, encoded by the coding sequence ATGATTACTATGGATGATGTTGTTGTTTTAGCTAGAGCGCATTTCGTTGGTCGGGATGTGTATTTCACACCAAGCGAGTTGCCAGCAAATATAGTTATACCTGTGGAGTGGATGGAGTTTGGTATTGGCACTCTGGAATACCCAAAATTTCCGCTGGTATGGTATTCCTTTAAAGAAAAACTGCCTTGGGTTTTGTCGTTGTTAGAAACCTGTTTGATCGGAACAGTCGTCTTGGGTGGGGCCAATGTTGAGTTAGCGTATATCTTTCATGATGCAAATGGGCTCTATTATTATATCGGTGGGATGCCTCTAAATAGCTGCCCGTTGAAAGAAGATAAAGTTAGCTCTGTTAAGGGGGAGCTTTCACGGTTTTATTCCCATGTGCACAATGGATTTACCTTTTTTCCTGCACAATCTATGGGGCCTCAAAAAATAGAGGATATTTCATGTGTCGCTGATTTAATTGATGAAGAAGAAACGAGCTTTGCCGAAAATTGGGTGACGGTTTTCTCTAATGGGGGCGGGGATTATTTAGCCATAGATCTAAATAATCAGGCTCAGGATAAAGGCGTTATCTGGTGGCATGAGCAGCCGATGGACCCGACGATGGATGTAGACGTATTTGAAATAATGGATACATGGATTTCTATTTTTCTCGAAGACACTCAATCATGCAATGATGTGCTAATTCAAAAGTCGGATTTCAAAGCTTAA
- a CDS encoding DcrB-related protein: MRRNIYDRLSERRIREQEQARVEQEIADAVPPPPERFHTNELSFVRPTNLKDKTFHVFTLTDIGPSPFSLVVGRSQVELGSDLETMAQQLLGELKKSLSHVEWIEPVTPVKVAGVDARRVEFRWRQQGQPVHQLQLIFLHQDEHQQPLLMQITGTSNNPKGMTSEERRQFDALVETLELRSPPEIDMEEIVDEVLPS, from the coding sequence ATGCGCCGGAATATTTACGACCGCCTTTCTGAACGGCGTATTCGAGAGCAAGAGCAAGCGCGTGTCGAGCAGGAGATTGCTGATGCGGTGCCACCGCCTCCTGAGCGTTTTCATACCAATGAGTTGAGTTTTGTTCGACCGACCAATCTCAAAGACAAAACTTTTCACGTATTCACTCTGACGGACATAGGGCCAAGCCCTTTTTCTTTGGTGGTTGGGCGTTCACAAGTTGAATTAGGCTCCGATCTTGAGACCATGGCCCAACAATTACTGGGTGAACTGAAAAAGTCCTTGTCGCATGTCGAATGGATCGAACCGGTTACACCAGTAAAGGTCGCGGGCGTAGATGCGCGGCGTGTCGAATTTCGCTGGAGGCAACAGGGGCAACCAGTTCATCAGCTGCAATTGATTTTTTTGCATCAAGATGAACATCAACAGCCATTGCTCATGCAAATAACGGGGACCAGCAACAACCCGAAAGGCATGACTTCCGAAGAGCGCCGTCAGTTTGACGCATTGGTTGAGACGCTTGAGTTGCGCTCCCCACCTGAAATCGACATGGAGGAGATCGTCGACGAGGTTCTGCCTTCATGA
- a CDS encoding HNH endonuclease, which translates to MQGSRGRDFTEAYRQAGLKEADVKAQGKFTWHHLDDFDPATGKTTMQLVTRSAHEASLPHTGSVAQFEKHFGLQSGAYGGKDAVGISQSKGWLKGRAPSTSSSTC; encoded by the coding sequence ATGCAAGGATCTCGAGGACGAGATTTTACAGAAGCATATAGACAGGCAGGGTTGAAAGAGGCTGATGTGAAAGCGCAAGGGAAATTCACTTGGCATCACCTTGACGATTTTGATCCAGCTACAGGAAAAACAACCATGCAGCTAGTCACAAGGTCTGCGCATGAGGCCTCTCTGCCTCACACCGGATCAGTAGCTCAATTTGAAAAGCATTTTGGTCTACAATCTGGGGCTTATGGGGGCAAAGACGCAGTAGGGATTTCACAATCTAAAGGCTGGCTAAAGGGACGTGCCCCAAGCACATCAAGTTCAACTTGTTAA
- a CDS encoding RHS repeat-associated core domain-containing protein, translated as MRTARGLPSSRQDAKGQRIRYEYDRAIRLTALVNENNAAYQFAYDASDRLIEEKRIDNLTRRFSYNLGGHLTRVDEIGYGERAERPRRTSEFERDTIGRLLAKLNADARQDYTYDDADRLLSIERLPTAHGKKLGVSEETLDFSYDLLGRLIKETTPQGALSYDYDPLSNLTTLTLPTGQHLNHLYYGSGHLHQLNLDGQLISDMERDDLHREVLRTQGQLTSCFGYDAMGRKAWQFASTLPAEKLSQILNPGIQPELLVEHAYNPIHRRHQYDPAGELIRTLDKLRGEIKYDYEANGQLHSRDTGKLVDSEEFRYDAAANRLNFNTSQFDHVKDNRLKQWRDQEYAYDAWGNLIEKRSGMNRLQTFSYDGENRLVKAETLVNGKLESSGAYRYDSLGRRVAKVSAVNGVTEQKHFLWQSLRLLREETPGQSSLYIYEPGSYAPLARVDQSEGEEQTLYYFHTDQIGTPLEMTDREGQIVWQATYKAWGALETLAVNEVEQNLRFQGQYFDDETGLHYNTFRYYDPEVGRFVTQDPIGLVGGDNLYQYAPNSTGWTDPWGWSCNRPGGYKAGDVDAHGNLSPGVNRASGHKNISEDKLVQSHHFIQDEWAKRNVTGYKRNDAPAVLLKSSSGEPHAVVSSLQRTRRRLSGFGGTIKEEFGTAYKELLDAGVNPDAAKKAASKSYKYFDSLGAFK; from the coding sequence CTGCGCACCGCTCGCGGCCTGCCGAGCAGCCGCCAGGACGCCAAAGGCCAACGCATCCGCTACGAATATGACCGGGCCATTCGCCTGACCGCGCTGGTCAACGAGAACAACGCGGCTTACCAGTTTGCCTATGACGCGTCCGATCGCCTGATCGAAGAAAAACGCATCGACAACTTGACCCGCCGGTTCAGCTACAACCTGGGCGGACACCTGACGCGGGTTGACGAAATCGGCTACGGCGAGCGCGCCGAACGCCCACGGCGCACCTCGGAATTTGAGCGCGACACTATCGGCCGACTGTTGGCCAAACTCAACGCCGATGCCCGCCAGGACTACACCTACGACGACGCAGACCGCTTGCTCAGCATCGAGCGCCTGCCCACCGCCCACGGCAAAAAACTCGGCGTCAGTGAAGAGACACTCGATTTCTCCTACGACCTGCTGGGACGCCTGATCAAAGAGACCACGCCGCAAGGTGCTCTGTCCTACGACTACGATCCGCTCAGCAACCTGACCACGCTGACCCTGCCGACCGGCCAACACCTGAACCACCTGTATTACGGCAGCGGCCACCTGCACCAGCTCAACCTCGACGGCCAACTGATCAGCGACATGGAACGCGACGACCTGCACCGCGAAGTCCTGCGCACCCAGGGCCAGCTCACCAGTTGCTTCGGCTACGACGCCATGGGCCGCAAGGCCTGGCAGTTCGCCTCGACGTTGCCGGCAGAGAAACTCTCGCAGATTCTCAATCCCGGCATCCAGCCTGAGCTGTTGGTAGAACACGCCTACAACCCGATTCACCGCCGTCACCAATACGATCCTGCCGGCGAACTCATCCGCACCCTCGACAAACTGCGCGGCGAGATCAAGTACGACTACGAAGCCAACGGCCAATTGCACAGTCGTGACACCGGCAAGTTGGTGGACAGTGAAGAGTTCCGCTACGACGCGGCGGCGAACCGGCTGAACTTCAACACCAGCCAGTTTGATCACGTGAAGGACAACCGGCTCAAGCAGTGGCGGGATCAGGAATATGCCTACGATGCGTGGGGCAACCTGATTGAAAAGCGTAGCGGCATGAACCGGCTGCAGACGTTCAGTTATGACGGTGAGAATCGGCTGGTCAAGGCTGAAACGTTGGTCAACGGCAAGCTGGAAAGTAGTGGCGCTTATCGTTATGACAGCCTGGGGCGGCGTGTGGCCAAGGTGTCAGCGGTCAACGGCGTCACCGAACAGAAGCATTTTCTGTGGCAAAGCTTGCGCCTGTTGCGCGAGGAAACGCCGGGGCAGAGCAGCCTGTACATCTACGAGCCAGGTAGCTACGCGCCATTGGCCCGCGTTGATCAAAGCGAAGGGGAAGAGCAGACGCTTTACTACTTCCACACCGACCAGATTGGTACGCCGTTGGAGATGACGGACCGGGAAGGGCAGATCGTCTGGCAGGCGACGTACAAAGCCTGGGGCGCCCTCGAAACGCTGGCGGTGAATGAGGTAGAGCAGAACCTGAGGTTCCAAGGGCAGTATTTTGATGATGAGACGGGGCTGCACTACAACACGTTTCGGTATTACGATCCGGAGGTGGGGCGGTTTGTTACGCAGGATCCGATTGGACTGGTGGGTGGGGATAACCTATACCAATATGCACCAAACTCTACTGGCTGGACCGACCCTTGGGGCTGGAGTTGCAATCGTCCGGGCGGCTATAAGGCTGGTGATGTTGATGCTCACGGTAACTTGTCACCCGGTGTTAACAGAGCGTCGGGTCACAAAAATATTTCGGAAGATAAACTCGTGCAGTCGCACCATTTTATACAAGATGAGTGGGCAAAAAGAAACGTTACTGGATACAAGAGAAATGATGCACCTGCTGTTCTTCTGAAAAGTTCTTCTGGAGAGCCTCATGCTGTTGTTTCATCCCTTCAGCGAACTAGGCGTAGGCTCTCTGGGTTTGGTGGGACTATCAAGGAGGAGTTTGGAACAGCATACAAAGAGCTACTTGATGCAGGTGTTAATCCTGATGCAGCTAAAAAAGCTGCAAGCAAGTCATACAAATATTTTGATTCGCTAGGGGCGTTTAAATGA
- a CDS encoding SMI1/KNR4 family protein, which yields MVFFNNEFIDELDFLKEAVAIGEDGGGNPYVMIGKRGEQGVYYWDRAHLHQSDSKNNFDIPEQNDCGDLFFVSGSFDEFYDLVVGCVSGVPSFIEET from the coding sequence GTGGTTTTTTTTAATAATGAATTTATTGATGAACTCGATTTCCTCAAGGAGGCTGTAGCTATTGGGGAGGATGGAGGAGGAAATCCCTACGTGATGATTGGCAAGCGGGGGGAGCAAGGGGTTTATTATTGGGATAGAGCTCATCTTCACCAGTCTGACTCGAAAAATAACTTTGACATTCCAGAGCAAAATGATTGTGGGGATTTGTTCTTTGTTTCTGGAAGTTTCGATGAGTTTTACGATTTAGTTGTTGGGTGTGTAAGTGGTGTTCCGAGTTTTATTGAGGAAACTTAA
- a CDS encoding SMI1/KNR4 family protein, which produces MTLIKLYKSEPTVCMSDLKLLENDIGHPLPEFFKDFYVEQNGGASDKDWWDSGDEYEPVRVKKFKSVAVSGTDDAADTRFLGGCYVAMTSKDIIPQTLLPFAIDDGGNFFCLDLTDGNVCFYTTDSFDPESSFAANHAKAYRWLANSFDVFLKGLKDESDIDI; this is translated from the coding sequence ATGACTTTAATTAAACTGTATAAATCCGAGCCGACTGTTTGTATGTCTGATTTGAAGTTGTTGGAAAATGACATTGGACACCCATTACCAGAATTTTTTAAAGATTTTTATGTGGAGCAAAATGGCGGAGCATCCGATAAAGATTGGTGGGACAGCGGTGACGAATACGAACCTGTAAGAGTAAAAAAATTCAAATCAGTTGCAGTGTCGGGTACGGACGACGCTGCAGACACACGATTTTTAGGCGGGTGCTATGTTGCCATGACTTCTAAAGATATTATCCCGCAGACCTTGTTGCCCTTCGCCATCGACGATGGAGGTAACTTTTTTTGCTTGGATTTGACTGATGGTAACGTATGTTTTTATACGACTGATTCATTTGATCCGGAAAGTAGTTTTGCCGCCAATCATGCTAAGGCGTATCGATGGCTTGCAAATTCGTTTGATGTTTTCTTAAAAGGGTTAAAAGATGAGTCGGATATCGATATTTAA